Sequence from the Corallococcus sp. EGB genome:
GCCACCCAGACTGGCCAGTAACCCCCCGCAGCACTTCCCTCAACCCTGCAGCGAGGAGACGCTGTGCAGATTCGCATCCTGGTAGTTGATGACGAGCAGGACAACTGCGACTACCTCAAGCTGGTGCTGACCCGTGAAGGCTACGAGGTCATCACCACGACGGACCCCACGCAGACGGTGGACATCCTCCGTGGCTCCGACTTCCACCTCGTCATCCTCGACATGATGATGCCGCAGATGTCCGGCACCGAAGTGCTGGAGCTGATCCGCAAGTACGACACGGACATCGCGGTCATCGTGGCCACGGCGTACCCCACCGTGGACACGGCCGTCGCGTCGCTCAAGGCGCAGGCGTCCGACTACGTGAAGAAGCCCATGGAGCCGGAGCAGTTCACGGCCGCCGTGCGCAACGCGCTGCAGAAGAAGGGCCTGTCCCAGGACCCGGAAGCGGACCTGCACCGCGCCATCGGCCGCACCATCCGCGACGCGCGCAAGACGCAGGAGCTCACGCTCAAGCAGCTGGCCCGCCGCACTGGCCTGTCCGTGTCCCTGCTGTCCCAGATTGAGCGCGCGGAGTCCTCCGCGTCCATCTCGTCGCTCTACAAGATCGCCTCCGCGCTCCAGCTGCGCATGGGCGAGCTGTTCGGCGACACCTAGCGGCCAGTGAAACGGGGCGCGCGCTTCTCCAAGAAGGACGCGCGCCCCTCCTTCGCGTCCTCGCTGCCAAAGGCCTCGCCGCGCACCTGACGCAGGTGCGCGACGTCCTCCGGGGACAGCCCGGAGCGCGCCAGCAGCCCGAACGCCGCCTTCATCCCCGACACCGCCCTGGGCGCCCCCGCGGCCAGCGTCGCGCACAGCGCCAGCGCGCGCCCTTCCGCGTCCTCGGGGCACTCGTCCAGGAGGCCCCACGCGAGCGCCTCCGCCGCCGGCAGCCGGCGCGCGGTGAGGAACAGTTGCTTCGCGCGCGACAGCCCCACCAGCCGCACCGCCCGCGCCAGCCCCTCCGGCGAGTACACGATGCCCAGCCGCGCCGGAGGCATGAGGAAGAACGCGTCCGCGGCGCCCACGCGGAAGTCGCACGAGGCCGCCAGGTCGAAGCCCGCGCCCACCGCGCCGCCCTGCACCAGCGCCACCGACGGCGCCGAGTGCCGCTCCAGCTTCAGCAGGCACGCCACCAGCGGGTCATCCGGCAGCCGCCCGTCCGCGCCCGGCGGCCCCAGGTGCGTCAAGTCATAGCCCGCGCAGAAGTGCCCGCCCTGGCCGCGCACCAGGAGCGCGCGCACGTGGGCGGCCGGCTCCAGCGCGGCGTCCAGCCGGGCCAGCAACGCGTCGTTGAGCGCGTTGCGCCGCGACGGGTTGGAGACGGTGAGCACCCGGACACCGCCCTCGCGATCCTCCACCTCCAGCGTGGGCTCCATCCGTCGCGCCGCTCCCGTCCCCTCGGGTGAAGCCCGTGGCTACTCGAGCACCACGAGGACGTCGCCCTCGTTGACCGGCTGCGACTCCTTGCAGCGGATCTCCTTCACGGTGCCGCCCGACTCGGCCTCCACCGGCATCTCCATCTTCATGGACTCGAGGATGACGAGCGTATGGCCGGCATCCACCTTGTCGCCGACCTTCACCTCAATCTTCCACACCGTGCCCGTGATGTGCGCCGCAACGTCCGCCATGAACCGTCCCTCCTCGGGTGGGAAACGAGCGCGGGGTTACTCCCCGCCGCCCCTTTAAGGCTTCGCGTGATGATCCAGGAAGTGCGTGTCCAGCTCACCGGCGCTGAAGGCGGGGTCCTTCAGGATGCGCAGGTGGAGCGGGATGTTCGTCTTGATGCCTTCGATGCGGAAGGACTCCAGCGCCTTCACCGCGCGGGCAATGGCCTCGTCGCGCGTGGCGCCGCTGATGATGAGCTTGGCGATCATCGGGTCGTAGTTCGGCGTCACCACGTCCCCTTCCGCGTAGCCGGAGTCCAGGCGCACGCCCTCGCCGGTGGGCGGCTGGAAGACCTTCAGCGGGCCGGGGGACGGGAAGTACTTCACCGGGTCCTCCGCGTAGATGCGGAACTCCAGCGCCGCGCCCTTGCGCTTCACGTCCTCCTGCTTCACCGTCAGCTTCTCGCCCGCGGCGATTCTCAGCTGCCAGCCGATGAGGTCCAGGCCCGTGGTCAGCTCCGTCACCGGGTGCTCCACCTGGAGCCGGGCGTTCATCTCGATGAAGTACACCTGCCCGTCCGAGTACAGGAACTCCACCGTGCCCGCGTTGGCGTAGCCGAACGCCTTGGCCGCCTTGACGGCCGCCGTGAAGAGCGTGTCCGCCAGGCCTGCGTTGCGTCCGTTGGCGAACAGCACCGACGGGGCCTCCTCCACCACCTTCTGGTGCCGGCGCTGGATGGAGCACTCGCGCTCCAGGCCGTGGATGAGGTGGCCGTGGGTGTCGCCCAGGATCTGGACCTCGATGTGGCGGGGCGCCGGGAAGTAGCGCTCCAGGTACACGCCCTCGCGGCCGAAGGCGGCCTTCGCCCGGTCCGTGCACTGGCGGTACACCTTCTCCAGCTCCGCGGGGTTGCTCGCCGCCGCCATGCCGATGCCGCCGCCGCCGCTGGCGGCCTTGCACAGCACCGGGTAGCCGATGCGCTCCGCGGCCTCCAGGGCGCTCTGCACGTCCGGCAGCACGCCGTCGCTGCCCGGCACCACCGGCACGCCCGCGGCGGACACCAGCTTGCGCGCCTGGCTCTTGTCCTTCATCCGCGTCATGGCCGCGGGCGGCGGGCCCACGAAGGTGAGCCCCGCGTCCGCGCACGCCTGGGCGAACTCGCCGTTCTCCGACAGGAAGCCGTAGCCCGGGTGCACCGCCTGCGCGCCCGTCTTCTTCGCCGCCTCCAGGATGGCGGGGATGCTCAGGTAGCTGTCCTTCGCGGGCGCGGGGCCGATGCGCACGGCCTCGTCCGCCTCCTTCACGAAGGGCAGGTTCGCGTCCGCGTCCGAGTACACCGCCACCGTCTTCACGCCCATGCCCCGGGCCACCGCCCCGATGCGACGCGCGATTTCACCCCGGTTGGCGATGAGCAGCTTCTGGAACATGGCAGGCACCCTGGCGTTGCGAAGGGCGGCCAACCTAACCCCCACCCCCTTGACTGACAAGCGTCCGGGCGGGTGCGCAACATGTCCGTACAGTCCCGTAAATTTGCGGCCTTGCGAGGCCCTGGCGTACCTTGCCCGACGTGAATCCTCCCTCGACAGGAACGCACAGCGTCGTGGACCTGCATGGTGCCCGTCGCGCCCGCCGTCTGGACTTGTACCGGAACCGGCTCCACCAGCGGCAGCAGGACACCCGCGCCAACCTGGTGACGCTCTACGAGGGCGGCACCCTCTTCACGCCCGACGGCACGAAGCAGGGCCGCTCGCTGCTCAAGGCCCTGCAGCTGTTGCAGCGCGCCGGCACCCGCCTGGAGGAGCTGTCCGGTGACGGACTGCTCCCGGCCCCCAGCGCGTCGGAGCGGATCGACTCGCTCTACGACGAGGTGGACGGACTGTTCACCAAATGCGATCGCCTCACCGGCAGGGGTACGGCGAGCGTCGCCCGCCTCCCCCGCGGCTAGCGTCCCCGCAGCGCGCTACGGCAGCTCCGTCTGGCCCTGGCGGCGCAGGAACGTGGGGATGTCGAACTGATCCTCGTCCAGGGGCAGCGCCGCGTCCTTCACCACCGACGTGCGCGCGCTCTGCATGCCAGCCTTGGGCGCCTCCACCGTGGACAACGTCGGACGGGGCGTGCTCTTCGCGGGCACCAGGCTGGCCACCTCCTCGCGCGGCGAGGACAGCACGGACGGCGGCGGCGCCGCCGGAGGACGGCCCACCATGGACACCGGCACCACCTGCGCGATGGGGCGCGCCTTGGGCGCGTCCCGGTGCACGAAGCCGGTGGCGATGATGGTGATCTTCACCTCGTCCTGGATCTGCTCGTCGATGAGCGACCCGAAGATGATCTCCGCCTCACCGTCCGCCGCGTCGTGCACCAGCGTCAGCGCCTCGTTGACCTCCTGCAGGGTCATGTCGCGGCCGCCGGTGATGTTGATGAGCAGGCCCGTGGCGCCGTCGATGGAGACGTCCTCCAGCAGCGGGCTGGAGATGGCCTGCTGCATGGCGGTGATGGCGCGGCGGTCGCCGCAGGCGTGGCCCGTGCCCATGAGCGCCAGGCCCTTGTCGCTCATGATGGTCTTCACATCCGCGAAGTCCACGTTGATGTAGCCGTGGTACTGGATGAGGTCGCTGATGCCCTGCACGGCGTTGAGCAGGACTTCATCGGCGCGCTTGAAGGTCTCCAGCAGCGGCATGGGCTCATTGGAGAGCGACAGCAGGCGCTGGTTGGGGATGGTGATGAGCGTATCCACCGCGGCCTTGAGCTCCACGATGCCCTGCTCGGCCTGCTTGCGGCGCTTGTTGCCTTCGAAGAGGAAGGGCTTGGTGACGACGCCCACCGTGAGGCAGCCCAGGCTCTTGGCGATGTCCGCGATGATGGGCGCGGCGCCCGTGCCGGTGCCACCGCCCATGCCCGCGGTGACGAAGACCATGTCCGCGCCTTCCAGCACGGCGGCGATCTGATCGCGCGACTCCAGGGCGGCCTCGCGGCCCATCTCCGGGTTGGCGCCGGCGCCCAGGCCCTTGGTGAGCGCCTGGCCCAGCTGCAGCCGGGTGGGCGCCTTGCTCGCGGCGAGCGCCTGGACATCGGTGTTGGCGGCGATGAAGTCGACGCGGTCCAGCTTCGACAGAATCATCGTATTGACCGCGTTGCAGCCCGCCCCGCCCGCGCCCACGACACGAATCTTCGCGGCCTGCTTGTTCTGCTCGAACTGGTCCATGTCGTCCTCGTGGCGGAAGCACCGCGGCGCCGTCCGCGGAAACACCCACCCTCGACAATCATCAGGAAGTCGGGCGCTTTGGCAAGTATTCCGCTACCAGCCTGTAGCGCCCTGCTGCGCGCCCGAGTCCTGACGCCCACTTACGCGAATGGCATCAGCTGCCATGCGGACATCTCGCGGATGTAAACACCCTCTTGACTCGCGTCCGGCGACTCGCCGTGGCCAGTCGTGCCAGCCTTCCGCTCCCGCGTGACGTGACAGGACGGGGCGGATGACGAAAAGGCCCGGCTCCCTCGGAGGGAACCGGGCCTTTCGTGTTTCATTCCGGGAGTGAAGCGCTACGGGGCGGGCTTCTCCACTTCCACCTTGCCCATCCGCGTGATGTTGAACTCCACGCGGCGGTTGTTTTCACGACCGGCGGCCGTCTTGTTGGTGTCCACGGGCTTCGTCTCACCGAAGCCCTCGGACTCCAGGCGCTCGCCCGCGATGCCCTCCTTGATGAGGAACGCCTTCACGCTGGCGGCGCGGCGCTTGGACAGGTCCAGGTTGGCGGCGTCGTTGCCCTGGCTGTCCGTGTGGCCCTCGATGCGCAGCAGCTCCACCTGCGGGTTGGCGCGCAGCACGGCGGCCACCTGCTTCAGGATGGGGAACGAGCGCGGCAGGATGACGTCCTTGTTCGTGGCGAAGTAGACCTTCTCCAGGATGAGGATGCGCTCGCCCTCGACGAGCACCTTGACCTTGCCCTTGTCCGGGCAGCCGTCCTCGTCATCCACGCCGTTGATGGTCTCCGGCTCGTTGGGGCACTTGTCCGCGACGTCGGGGATGCCGTCCTTGTCGTTGTCCGGATCCGGGCAGCCGTCCTCGTCCTGGAAGCCGTCCTTGTCCTCGGGCGCGTTGGGGCACTTGTCGTCCGGGTCCATGATGCCGTCGCCGTCCGAGTCCACCGGTGCGGGCGGCGGCGGCGCGGGCTTCGTGTCCGGGCAGCCGTCCTCATCCTCGAAGCCGTTGAACGTCTCCGGCTCGTTGGGGCACTTGTCCGCCGTGTCCAGGATGCCGTCGCCGTCGTTGTCGGGGTCGGCGCAGCCGTCCTCGTCCTGGAAGCCGTCGAAGTCCTCGGGGCCTTCCGGGCACACGGGCTTCGGAGGCGCCGGGGCGCGCTCCGGGGTGCTGTAGGCCACGGACGCGAGCACGCGGAAGGTCGGCGTGCCGTAGCCGTGGGTGAGGCCCGGGCCCGCGCCCACCTGCGCGGACAGGCCACTGAGCGCGCGGTACTTCAGGGCCGCGAGCAGTTCCAGGGGACGCTCCTCCGCGTCCTGCTGCTTGAAGCCCAGCGCGCCCACCAGCGAGGCCTGCACGGCCAGCGGCATGTCCCCCAGCGGAGCCTCCGCGGCCACCCCGTACGCCAGCGCGCTGCCGACGTTCAGGTTGCGCAGCTGCTGCGCCTTGCGGATGTCCACGCCCAGGTTGGCGAGCACGCGGAAGCGCCTGCCGTACTCCGCCACCACGCGCGGGTTGACGGACACGCCGGACCCGCCGAGGAAGTCCGAGGCGCCGCCGGTGGGCAGCGACACGGGCACCACCAGGGACAGGCCATAGTCATCCCCGTCCAGCAGCCGCGCCTTCGGGATGATGCGCAGGTCGCCGATACCGCCCCCGCTCACCCCGTTGGCGAAGGAGGAGTCCACGGCCGGCGAGTTCTCCGAGCCCTGGAGGGTGATGGGCACCACGAGGCCGACCTCGAACCGGTCGAAGAGGCCGACGGCGCCCATCAGGTCGAAGCCCACCTGGCTCTTCACCAGGGAGGTGACGTACGTGTCCTTGCGGGGGTCGAAGAAGTTGAGCGGCTTGTCGGCGTAGTTGACCGACAGCCCCACGTTCCACCCCAGGTGCCGCTGCACCTTCGCGCCGTGCACCGCGAGCACATCCGCGACGCCCGGGCCCGGCTTGTACTGCTGCACGTCGATGGCCTGCGACACCGCGGTGGCCTGCGCGTGGGCGTTCGTGCCCATGCCCGCGACCAGCGCGGTGGCGAACACGGCGACCGCCCCACCCGCGCGCGCCAGGAGTTCCCCGGCGCGGCGGAAGCGGCGGCCCACCAGGGGCAGCGCCAGCAGCATCAGCGCGAAGGGCGCCAGCGAACCGGAGCCGCCCGTGCTGCAGCCGTGGCCCACCACCAGGTAGTCATCGTTGGCGTCGAGCGGGTTGGTGCCGCCCTTCACCTCCGTGCCGTCGTCGATGCCGCCCAGGTCGGTGTCCTTCATGTTCGGGTCCGTCTCCGTGGCGTCACGGCGGCCGTCGTGGTTGGCGTCCTCTTCACCGTCCTTCAGGCTGTCGCCGTCGGTGTCCGGGTTCTTCGGGTCCGTCTTCGTCGTCGGATCCGCGTCCGGCTTGAAGTTGGGGGACGACCTGTCGGTGCCCGTGGGGGCGGTCTCCGCGGTGACGCCCATCTCCGTGCCGTCGAGGATGCCGTCGTTGTCGCTGTCCGGATCGAGCGCGTCGATGATGCCGTCGCCGTCCGTGTCGGTCAGCCCGTCGATGCCGTCCGGCACGCCGTCGTCGTCGGTGTCGTTGTCGAACGGATCCGTCCCGTACTCCAGCTCCGTGGCGTTATCGATGCCGTCGCCGTCCGCGTCCTTGTCGTCCGCCGGGTTGTTCGGGTCGGACTCCTGCACGTCCACGCGGCCGTTGTGGTTGCGGTCCTCGACGCCGTCGAACACGCCACCGTGGTCGGTGTCCTTGTCGAGCGGGTTCGTCTTGGTGTTGGGGTCCTGATCCGGGACGAACTTCGACATGTCGGTGTCGCTGCCCTGCGGCTGGGTGAGGCCCAGCTCCAGGCCGTCCGTCAGGCCGTCGCCGTCGGTGTCCGCGTTGTTCGGGTCCGTCTCCGTCGCGTCCACCTTGCCGTCGTGGTTGGCGTCCTCGTTGCCGTCGGTGAGGCCGTCGTCATCCGAGTCGTCATCCAGCGGGTTGGTCTTCGTGGACGGGTCCTTGTCCGCCACGAACTTGGACGGGTCGGTGTCGGAGCCCTGGGGCTCGGTGAGGCCCAGCTCCAGGCCGTCCGTCAGGCCGTCGCCGTCGGTGTCCGCGTTGTTCGGATCCGTCTCGTCGGCGTCGACGATGCCGTTGTGGTTCTTGTCCTCGTTGCCGTCGAGGATGCCGTCGTCATCCGAGTCGTCATCCAGCGGGTTGGTGTGGCCGACCTTGACCTCGATGCCGTCGGGGATGCCGTCGCCGTCGGAGTCCGGGTTGTTCGGGTCGGTGCCCAGGGCGATCTCCTCGGCGTCCGTCAGGCCGTCGTTGTCCGAGTCCACCGCACCCGCCTGGGTGACGGTGAAGGTGGTGGTCGCGGTCGCGCTGTGGGTGCCCGCGCCGTTCGTGGACACCGCCGTCACGGTGTACGTGCCGTCCGCCAGCGGGCCGGGCAGCGCCTGGCTCCAATTGCCGGAGGCGTCCACCGCGATGGGGCCGTAGTTCGTGCCCTGGAACGTCACCGTCACCGTGGTCGCGTTGGCGGACGTGCCCGTCACCGTCACGGTGGGGTTCGTGAGGGTGGAGCCGTTGGCCGGCGTGGTGATGGCCACCGTCGGGGCGGCCGTGTTCACCGTGAAGGTGGAGCTGGCGGTCGTGCTGGTGTTGCCCGCCGCGTCCACCGCCACCGCCGTCACCGTGTACGTGCCGTTGGCCAGCGGGCCGGGCAGCGCCTGGCTCCAGTTGCCGGAGGCATCCACGGGGATGGGGCCGTAGTTCGTACCCTGGAAGGACACGGTCACGCTCGTCGCGCCGCCGGCGGTCGTACCGGTGACCGTGACGTTGGCGCCCACGGTGGAGCCGTTGGCCGGCGTGGTGATGGCCACCGTCGGCGCGGTCTGGTCCACCGTGAAGGTGACGGAGTCAGGCGTGCTGGTGTTGCCCGCCGCGTCCGTGGCCACCGCGGTCACGGTGTACGTGCCGTCCGACAGCGGGCCCGGGAGCGCCTGGCTCCAGTTGCCGGAGGCGTCCACCGCGATGGGGCCGTAGTCGGTGCCCTCGAAGGTGATCGTCACGGAGGTGGCGCCCACGGAGGTACCGGTGACGGTCACCGTGCCGGAGGCCACCGTCGTGCCGTCCGCCGGCGCGGTGATCTCCACTTCCGGCGCCGTCAGGTCCACCGTGAAGGTGGTGTCATCCGGAGTGCTGGTGTTGCCCGCGGCGTCCGTGGCCGTGGCGGTCACGGTCACGGGGCCTTCCGGCAGCGTCACGGGCAGCGCGTAGCTCCAGTTGCCCGCGCCATCCACGGGGATGGGGCCGTAGTTCGTGCCGTTGTAGGTCAGCGTCACGGACGTCGCGCCCGTGGACGTCCCCGTCACCGTCACGTTGGGGGAGTTGGTCGTCGAGCCGTCCACCGGGGTGCTGATGGCGACGGTCGGCGGGGTCAGGTCCACCGTGAAGGTGGAGGTCGCGGTCGCGCTGGTGGTGCCCGCGCCGTTCACAGACACCGCGGTCACGGTGTACGTGCCCTCGGCCAGGGGGCCGGGCAGCGCGTAGCTCCAGTTGCCGGAGCCGTCCACGCTGATGGGGCCGTAGCTGGCACCATCGAAGGTGAGCGTCACGGAGGTCGCGTTCGTCGTCATGCCGGTGACCGTCACCGTGCCGGTGTTCACCGAGGTGCCGTTGGCCGGCGTGCTGATGGCGACCGTGGGGACCGTCAGGTCCACGGTGAAGGTGGAGGTCGCGGGCGTGCTGGTGTTGCCCGCCGCGTCCTTGGACACCGCGGTCACGGTGTTGGGGCCCTCGGGGAGGGTCACGGGCAGTTGGAAGCTCCAGTTACCGGAGGCATCCACGCTGATGGGGCCGTAGTCCGTGCCGCCGTAGGTCAGCGTCACGGAGGTCGCGCCCTGGGACGTCCCCGTCACCGTCACCGTGTTGGTGCCGATGGTGGAGCCGTTGGCCGGGGAGCTGATGGCGACGGTCGGAGCGGTCAGGTCCACGGTGAAGGTGGAGGTCGCGGGCGTGCTGGTGTTGCCCGCCGCGTCCGTGGCTGTCGCGGACACGGTGTACGAGCCCTCGGGCAGGGGGCCGGGCAGCGGGAAGCTCCAGTGGCCGGAGGCGTCCACGCTGATGGGGCCGTAGCTGGCGCCATCGAAGGTGAGCGTCACGAACGAGGCGCCCACGGACGTGCCCGTCACCGTCACGTTGGGGGTGTTGAGGACGGCGCCGTCGACCGGCGTGCTGATGGCCACCGTCGGAGGCGTCCGGTCCACCGTGAAGGTGGTGGTTGCGGGCGAGCTGTTCGTGCCAGAGGCGTTCGTGGACACGGCGGTCACCGTGTACGTCCCGTCCGGCAGCGGCCCGGGCAGCACCTGGCTCCAGGTGCCGCCCGTCACCGTGATGGGGCCGTAGTTCGTGCCCTGGAACGTCACGGTCACCGTGGTCGCGTTGGCGGACGTGCCCGTCACCGTCACGTTCGGGTTGTTCGTCATGGAGCCATTGGCCGGAGTGCTGATGGCCACCGTCGGCGCCGGCACGTTCACCGTGAAGGTGGACGAGGCCGTGGTGCTGTTGGTCGTGCCGTTCGTGGACACGGCCGCCACCGAGTACGTGCCGTTGGCCAACGGCCCCGGGAGCGCCTGGCTCCAGTTGCCGCCAGTCACCGTGATGGGGCCGTAGTTCGTGCCCTGGAAGGTGACCGTGACGCTGGTCGCGTTGGCGGCCGTGCCCGTCACCGTCACATTGGGATTGGCCGTCGTCGAGCCATTGGCCGGCGTGGTGATGGCCACCGTCGGCGCAGGCACCGCCACGGTGAACGTGGAGGTCGCGGTCGTGCTGTTGGTGGTGCCGTTCGTGGACACCGCATTCACGGTGTACGAGCCGTTGGCCAGCGGGCCAGGCACCGTGAACGTCCAGTTACCGCCCGTCACCGTGACGGGACCGTAGCTCGTCCCGTTCAGCGTGAACGTGACCGACGTCGCGTTCGCGGCCGTGCCACTGATGACCACGTTGGTGGAGCTCGTCAGCGTCGAGCCGTTGGCCGGCGTGGTGATGGCCACCGTCGGCGCCGCCACCGTGAAGGTGGAGGTCGCGGTCGTGCTGTTGGTCGTGCCATTCGTGGACACCGCGGACACGTTGTAGGTGCCGTTGGGCAGGGGGCTCGGGGTGAGCACCTGGCTCCAGTTGCCGCCGGTCACCGTGATGGGACCGTAGTTCGTCCCGTTGACGGTGAGCGTGACGCTGGTGGCGTTGCCCGCCGTGCCCGACACCGTCACGTTGACGGGGTTGGTCACCGTGGCGCCGTTGGCCGGCGTGGTGATGGCCACCGTCGGCGTCGTCGCGGCGGTGATGGTGAAGGTGTTGGTGTTGCTCGGGGCGCTCTCGACGCCCGCGGTCACCGTGACCGCGTAGACCGTGTGCGCGGCAACGCTCAGGGGCGTCGCCGGCGTGAAGGTGAAGTTGCCCGACGCGTCGGACATCACGGTCGTGGGCTGGGGCTGGCCGTCGATGTAGATGCGGACCGTCTGATTCGGGCTCGGCGTCGTGCCCGTGATGGGGGGCGTGGGGTTCGACGTGGACGAACCATTGGCCGGAGTCAGCACGGTGGGAGCCGGGCCCATGGTGATGACACCCGGGTTGCCCGGCGCAGAGCCGTAGGTCACACCATCCAGAGCAGTCGCCGTGGGCTGGGTGCCCGCAGTGCCTCCCGCGACCGACGCGGGGCAGGAGTAGGAGGCGGCCTGCATGTGGATGTTCCCGCCACCACCGCCACCCCCCGTACCGTGCGGAGACTCCACGAAGGTGCTGTTGCCGCCGTTGCCGCCCTTCGCGGACAGCGCGCCGGTACCGGTGCATGCCAGAGCGCCCGTGAACCGCAGGGAGATGGTACCGCCCGCGCCACCGCCACCCGCCGCGTCATTCTGGGAGTTCCCGCCCGCGACGCCGTCCGCCGTGATGCTGCCTGTTCCCGAGAGCGCAGCGCCGCGCACGAAGACGATGCCGCCCGCGTTGCCGCCGCCGCCACCGACGTCGTCATTGCCGTGACCCGAGCCACCACCGCCGCCGAACAGGGCGCGGGTCGCCGGGCTGAACAGCATCTTGCCACCGGGGAGGCCACCCACCGCGCGCGAAGCCGAAGCCCCACCGTTGTCACCAGTCCACGTCCGACCGCCAATACCACCCGCGCCGCCGTTACCACCGCCACCACCACCGGAGTTGTGGCACACACCACCACCACCAGCATTGAGGATGTTGCCCCGGCCCGACAGGGTCGCGACCTGCGAGAACACCGTGGGCGGCTTGTAGCGCGCGGGCACGGGCCCCTCGCCCTTCATGGCGCCTTCGGGATTCGCTCGATCGAGGGCGGTGGCGGGGCAGTTGTCACCATCACCGTTGAAGTACTCCGCGCCGCGGAAACCCGCGCCCGTGGCCGAGATGGTGCCGTTGTTCGTCACCGTCCCCGTGGCAAGGAAGACGACGACGCCGCCCAGGTTGTCGTTGATATCGGCGCTGGACCACGGCCGGGCGACGATGCTCGCGCCCGCGTTGATGGTCACGGTCGTGTACTCCGGCACGCGGATGGCCTGCGCCGAAGTCCGGATGGCCGTCGCGCTCGTGCCGCCCGTGAACGCCGCCGTGAGCGGTGCGCCCGTGAAGGTCAGGCGCGTTGCCGTCAGCGCCGTCACGCGCACGAACTGCCAGTTGCCCACCGCGTTCGACGTGAAGTCAAACGGGCCCGCATCACCGGAATTGAACGCCCCGGAATAGCCTGTGGACTGGTAGATCATCACCAGGTCGCCCACGGCGAAGCCGGTGGTGTCCGTGACGTTCACGAACGTCTGGCCGACGGGCGCGGTCGCGGTCAGTCGCGTGTACGTGTTGATGACCGTGTTGGCCGCGTTGACCGTCAGCGCACCGTTGTGGCCATTGCCCAGACCCAACGTGTCCGGTTCAGCGTAGGCGGGTGGCGCCAACAGCACGGCACACAGCAGGGCCAACAGGCCCGCGGCCGAGCGGCGGAGTCCCGCAAGGGGCGTCAGCAACCGCGAAGTCTTGTGTGGAGTCATAGGTTCGGAGGCTCACCAGGAACGGCGGAGTCCGTTCCGGGAGCCGTGGGCTCCCGTAGCAAGCGGGAAGCCATCCTCTGTCGAAATTCCAATTCGTCCAAATCCTGGAAGTTGCACGGCCGGCTGCCCGTGCTTACGGCGGCCGTCCGGAAGCCGGAGCCG
This genomic interval carries:
- a CDS encoding response regulator — translated: MQIRILVVDDEQDNCDYLKLVLTREGYEVITTTDPTQTVDILRGSDFHLVILDMMMPQMSGTEVLELIRKYDTDIAVIVATAYPTVDTAVASLKAQASDYVKKPMEPEQFTAAVRNALQKKGLSQDPEADLHRAIGRTIRDARKTQELTLKQLARRTGLSVSLLSQIERAESSASISSLYKIASALQLRMGELFGDT
- a CDS encoding enoyl-CoA hydratase/isomerase family protein; translation: MEPTLEVEDREGGVRVLTVSNPSRRNALNDALLARLDAALEPAAHVRALLVRGQGGHFCAGYDLTHLGPPGADGRLPDDPLVACLLKLERHSAPSVALVQGGAVGAGFDLAASCDFRVGAADAFFLMPPARLGIVYSPEGLARAVRLVGLSRAKQLFLTARRLPAAEALAWGLLDECPEDAEGRALALCATLAAGAPRAVSGMKAAFGLLARSGLSPEDVAHLRQVRGEAFGSEDAKEGRASFLEKRAPRFTGR
- a CDS encoding biotin/lipoyl-binding carrier protein, whose protein sequence is MADVAAHITGTVWKIEVKVGDKVDAGHTLVILESMKMEMPVEAESGGTVKEIRCKESQPVNEGDVLVVLE
- a CDS encoding acetyl/propionyl/methylcrotonyl-CoA carboxylase subunit alpha, with product MFQKLLIANRGEIARRIGAVARGMGVKTVAVYSDADANLPFVKEADEAVRIGPAPAKDSYLSIPAILEAAKKTGAQAVHPGYGFLSENGEFAQACADAGLTFVGPPPAAMTRMKDKSQARKLVSAAGVPVVPGSDGVLPDVQSALEAAERIGYPVLCKAASGGGGIGMAAASNPAELEKVYRQCTDRAKAAFGREGVYLERYFPAPRHIEVQILGDTHGHLIHGLERECSIQRRHQKVVEEAPSVLFANGRNAGLADTLFTAAVKAAKAFGYANAGTVEFLYSDGQVYFIEMNARLQVEHPVTELTTGLDLIGWQLRIAAGEKLTVKQEDVKRKGAALEFRIYAEDPVKYFPSPGPLKVFQPPTGEGVRLDSGYAEGDVVTPNYDPMIAKLIISGATRDEAIARAVKALESFRIEGIKTNIPLHLRILKDPAFSAGELDTHFLDHHAKP
- the ftsZ gene encoding cell division protein FtsZ codes for the protein MDQFEQNKQAAKIRVVGAGGAGCNAVNTMILSKLDRVDFIAANTDVQALAASKAPTRLQLGQALTKGLGAGANPEMGREAALESRDQIAAVLEGADMVFVTAGMGGGTGTGAAPIIADIAKSLGCLTVGVVTKPFLFEGNKRRKQAEQGIVELKAAVDTLITIPNQRLLSLSNEPMPLLETFKRADEVLLNAVQGISDLIQYHGYINVDFADVKTIMSDKGLALMGTGHACGDRRAITAMQQAISSPLLEDVSIDGATGLLINITGGRDMTLQEVNEALTLVHDAADGEAEIIFGSLIDEQIQDEVKITIIATGFVHRDAPKARPIAQVVPVSMVGRPPAAPPPSVLSSPREEVASLVPAKSTPRPTLSTVEAPKAGMQSARTSVVKDAALPLDEDQFDIPTFLRRQGQTELP